The Sesamum indicum cultivar Zhongzhi No. 13 linkage group LG6, S_indicum_v1.0, whole genome shotgun sequence genome has a segment encoding these proteins:
- the LOC105163367 gene encoding pentatricopeptide repeat-containing protein At3g63370, chloroplastic, translating to MATLIRPINFSSTSIPTTPLSLKKAHRTPLLKVPQKPTSLEEAVLSLTNKLAFTDTCNSLDEAYSLLLDHCTNRNSLSLGKQIHSHIIKRYSADDLVFLNTKLVFMYGKCGSLFDAEELFDEMYDRSIFTYNAMLGAYISNWEPQKAIELYADMRFFDILPDAHTCSCVLKACAGVEDICSGREIHGYVIKCGLVCNEIIVNSLVSMYARCNNINAAEFLFARSGRRDVVMWNLMISAYVTTGMRKEALRVFAEMQNAAIIPSTYTFVAALQACQELLSGMQIHALVLKSGLSSDRYVANALLVMYSKCSRIDDATRVFGDMGDRDNVSWNSMLAAYVQNNLYDESLGFFREITGAGQLPDQASIISVLSACGRSGNLLNGLEIHAFALKNGMELDLQVSNTIIDMYAKCSKTSFMGSAFQRIPQKDHISWTTIIAGYVNNFCYVKALESFMEVLVQGIEIDKMMIESVLLASRGLKCISLAKEIHGYVVRRELSDIVLWNTFVDVYGESGEVDYARNIFELIEVKNVVSWTSMIACYVQNGLAYEALGLSLHMVKSGVELDSVALLSILSAAADLSALRKGKEVHGFLIRRCLHLRESIASSLVDMYASCGAVDNSYKVFNSTKDKDLVLWTSMINAYGMHGQGVTAIELFRKMEAENLRPDHIAFLALLYACSHSSLVDAGKRYFNIMQCQYDLEPWPEHYVCLVDLLGRANCLEEAFELVKSMKLEPTAAVWCALLGACRTHSNLEIGETAARKLLEMDPENPGNYVLISNVYAAAGRWEDAEQVRMRMKVRGLKKDPGCSWIEVGNKVHIFITRDRSHPQYDEIYDQLSQITEKLETEGGYKAQTSYVLHNVEEKEKMKMLHGHSERLALAYGLLTTSQRTPIRVTKNLRVCGDCHTFTKLLSKLFEREIIVRDANRFHHFRDGVCSCGDFW from the coding sequence ATGGCGACGTTAATCCGACCCATCAACTTCAGCTCTACTTCAATCCCCACGACTCCTCTCAGTCTCAAGAAAGCTCACAGAACCCCACTACTCAAGGTCCCGCAAAAGCCGACAAGCTTAGAAGAAGCGGTTTTATCCCTAACCAATAAATTAGCATTCACTGACACATGCAATTCTTTAGATGAAGCTTACTCGTTACTCCTTGATCATTGTACTAACCGCAACTCTCTATCACTTGGAAAACAAATTCATTCCCATATAATAAAGCGGTACAGTGCCGATGATTTAGTGTTCTTGAACACTAAGCTTGTGTTTATGTATGGGAAATGCGGGTCTTTGTTCGATGCCGAGGAGCTGTTTGATGAAATGTATGATAGaagtatttttacttataatgcTATGCTCGGTGCTTATATTTCAAATTGGGAGCCTCAAAAAGCAATTGAATTGTATGCGGATATGCGGTTCTTTGATATTCTTCCAGATGCACACACTTGTAGTTGCGTATTAAAGGCGTGTGCTGGAGTTGAAGATATATGTTCTGGAAGAGAGATTCATGGATACGTGATAAAGTGTGGGCTTGTCTGTAATGAAATTATTGTGAATTCTCTTGTTAGTATGTATGCTAGGTGCAATAATATAAATGCAGCTGAGTTTTTGTTTGCTAGGAGTGGAAGACGAGATGTTGTGATGTGGAACTTAATGATTTCTGCATATGTTACCACTGGGATGAGGAAAGAAGCATTGAGGGTCTTTGCAGAAATGCAGAATGCTGCTATCATTCCAAGCACATATACTTTTGTTGCTGCTCTTCAGGCCTGTCAGGAGCTATTGTCTGGAATGCAAATTCATGCTCTTGTATTGAAATCTGGTCTCTCTTCTGATAGATATGTTGCGAATGCTTTACTTGTTATGTACTCAAAGTGCAGCAGAATTGATGACGCTACAAGAGTTTTTGGGGACATGGGTGATAGAGATAATGTTTCTTGGAATTCAATGTTAGCAGCTTATGTGCAAAATAATCTTTATGATGAATCACTAGGATTCTTCCGTGAGATAACAGGGGCTGGTCAGCTACCGGACCAAGCTTCAATTATTAGTGTTCTTTCAGCCTGTGGCAGATCAGGGAACCTGTTGAATGGATTGGAGATTCATGCTTTTGCTTTGAAAAATGGAATGGAATTGGATCTTCAAGTGAGCAACACAATCATAGACATGTATGCAAAGTGTTCCAAGACAAGTTTTATGGGCTCTGCTTTCCAGAGAATTCCCCAAAAAGATCATATTTCCTGGACAACAATTATAGCTGGctatgttaataatttttgttatgtgAAGGCCTTGGAATCATTCATGGAAGTGCTGGTACAAGGGATTGAGATTGACAAAATGATGATTGAAAGTGTTCTCCTTGCTTCTCGTGGGTTGAAATGCATTTCACTAGCAAAAGAGATCCATGGTTATGTAGTGAGAAGAGAATTATCTGATATTGTCTTGTGGAACACTTTTGTGGATGTATATGGAGAGTCTGGAGAGGTGGATTATGCAAGAAATATCTTTGAACTAATTGAAGTTAAAAATGTTGTATCCTGGACAAGCATGATAGCTTGTTATGTCCAAAATGGACTTGCATATGAGGCTCTTGGACTTTCTTTGCACATGGTTAAATCAGGTGTAGAGCTGGATTCCGTTGCACTTTTGAGTATTCTCTCAGCTGCTGCTGATTTATCAGCACTGAGGAAAGGTAAAGAGGTTCATGGTTTTCTGATTAGGAGGTGCCTGCATTTAAGGGAATCCATTGCAAGCTCGCTTGTAGACATGTATGCAAGCTGTGGTGCTGTAGATAACTCATATAAGGTATTCAATAGCACCAAGGATAAAGATTTAGTTTTATGGACGAGCATGATTAATGCCTATGGAATGCATGGCCAGGGTGTAACAGCTATTGAATTATTTAGAAAGATGGAAGCTGAGAATCTTCGTCCTGACCATATTGCCTTTTTGGCACTTCTCTATGCATGTAGTCATTCTTCGTTGGTTGATGCAggcaaaagatattttaatatcatgcAATGTCAGTATGACTTGGAACCGTGGCCTgaacactatgtttgtttgGTTGATCTGCTTGGTCGTGCAAATTGTTTGGAAGAGGCATTTGAACTTGTCAAAAGCATGAAATTGGAGCCTACAGCTGCTGTTTGGTGTGCTCTCCTTGGTGCTTGCAGAACTCATTCTAACTTGGAAATAGGAGAAACAGCTGCAAGGAAGCTTCTTGAAATGGACCCAGAGAATCCAGGAAATTATGTGCTTATTTCTAACGTATATGCTGCAGCAGGGAGATGGGAAGATGCGGAGCAAGTGAGGATGAGAATGAAAGTTAGAGGACTGAAAAAGGACCCAGGATGCAGTTGGATTGAGGTTGGAAACaaggttcatatatttattacgaGGGACAGGTCCCATCCGCAGTATGATGAAATTTATGACCAACTCTCTCAGATCACTGAGAAATTAGAGACAGAAGGAGGTTATAAAGCCCAAACTAGCTATGTGCTACATAATGTggaggagaaagagaaaatgaagatgCTTCATGGCCATAGTGAAAGGCTTGCTTTAGCCTATGGTCTACTCACCACTTCCCAGAGAACGCCAATCCGGGTCACGAAGAACCTACGAGTTTGCGGTGATTGCCACACTTTTACAAAGCTTCTCTCAAAGCTTTTTGAACGAGAAATAATTGTAAGAGATGCCAACAGATTTCATCATTTTAGAGATGGTGTTTGTTCCTGTGGAGATTTCTGGTGA